CTTTTTCGGTTGGTAAGGAGTCTAGCAAGCAAGCTACCTCTAGCTAGCGAGCTTGCTTTCTTACTACTTCCGAAACGAACCCGAACAAACCGGTTGACTGGGAGTCGCTGACTTTGAGTCGCGCAGGACTAACGAAAGAATGGGGAAACAgctctctactagctagttGTAGAGGTATGTGGTTAGGTAATAACTGTAAGTATCGCTCCAAGATTGGCGGGGACTTTGAATTATTATCAATCTGCCGCCTGTCCTGCTGCCACTTCCAAATCCCTTTTGTCgacatcacagtcaagaaggGTTGAAATGCGCCGGATCCGGAAATGTCTGTCGTTCGTTTCCTTGTTCCAAACCAATCGGTACCCGAACGAGACCGGATTGGTCATTATAAAGTCATTTGAGACATCTCAAGTATATGGATTCCATTCTTTTTGGTCTCGTATCGCGTTGGCGTTCCCAATTCACTGTCGAGGTGAAACTGTTTGAGAGATCTTCCTGTGCTGCACAAACCCGCCGTGGAGACAGCGTGCGAACAAGTAGACACTGGTGCGCTCACATTCAACGCGTGTGGTTTGGAACAGAATGAGATCACTGTGTTACTTGTGGCTTTTGGTACTTTGGCTACTTCCGGTAGTGCAGGGGGAAGGGGATCCAGAGATTGACTTTATGCTCCTCGGCGTCAGTGGAACTCTGCAGGACGGCTTCGAACTCCGCCATCGACTAAATTACCGTCATCCGCAAACCCAAATGGACTATCCCGCCCAATTCGTCGGCACGGCTCTCGTCCCCGGTTACAAGGCGTACCTGGATGTCAAGGATAAAGGCTTTCGCGAGTACCGGGAAGCCAATCCTCCCACCGTGCCAAACGCCGTAGTAATGCCCACAGGCTGCGCGGCGCACGCCAACATCTACCACGTTTTCTTTGTGCCCACACCTGTCCTTCTCAACGTATTGGCCGGTGAACCACGCTTTCTGAGCATCACACCCGATACCGGTCTGGTGGACTTGCAAGCCGACGAGACCAGCGACACGGTCCGCCGGGTGGCGCGGTCCGTCATCAAGGCGCAGCACAAACGGGACGACTCCCGTGTCGCGATTCCGCTCGTCACGGGCGTATGGTTCCACGACACTTTCGTCGAATCTCCTCCCGTGTACGTCCGTGACGGTACCAAGGTGACCTCCTTTGACGGGGGACTGGCTGTTTGGGCGGGTGTGGAGCGGGAGGACCTCGTGGACGCGGACGCGACGGCCTGGGCCAACGTTCACACCAAAATTCGTCAGTCGGAACGGCAAGCCCCGAAAGGGATTCGACCAGGAACGTGCCGACAGATCCGTTTCGGAGTGAGTGACGAACAAGCGCGTCTAAATTTTCCGTTTACGTCTGCACAAGTGGAGGCTCTCCTCGCTCCCAACGACTCGGAACACTCCGAGCTCTAAGTGGACGAGGCCGGGGTAGGACGACACCTTTTTGCATAACAAAGTATATCTTAGGAATTGCATCAACATACGTCCTCTATACAATCTAGCTTAACTTCAGTGTCGCGTAAGGTATCTACGGGGGAGTGAGGCTATGCTTGGTAGCCACGCCAACATGCACCCGGCGCATTTGAGAGGCAAATCGAAGGGTCGATATCGTCTCTAGCAAGTCTTTCGGTTCGCTCGAAACACAGGCAATTAGAAGCACCTTTGTGTCGCCTTCCAAACTATCACGCAGCAAATGTGTTATAGTAGAGTTGCGGTACGGCACCGATTGCAAGAATTGAGAACGTGCGGTGACAACATCCGCCAACGTGACCAAAGATCGGTTCACGAAACGCCACTCGTCAATCGATGAGCCCGGCGATCGCGCGCGATCATCTTGCAACGGTGAAGACTTTCGGCTGCTATTGGAGCGTACTGGGGTTAGATCAGCGCCCGCAAAATCCACGAACTGAAGGCGACCAACCGTACCCAGACCAGTAGCGACATTCTTCGAAGCCACTTTAATGGTGGCGATAACGTGGCTACAATCCATGGAACGAGCTTCACTATTCTCCAAGCATTCTTTCCAGACACAAACAACCTCCTCGAGATTGCAGACCTGTACAGCTACGGCGCCTTGAATAATGGTATCCCCGTGCACGTCGGACCGAATCTCCAACTTGGCAGTACGTCCAAGACTCGtatcttcttccgaagaacGATTTGAGCGGGCGCTCTTCCGGGTGGAATCCACGCGCACAACCTGGCCGCGGGCATCTCCAGTGGGCGTGCCGGCCACCAAATCGGTAAGTCGCTCGTTGCATACTTCCACAATTGTCAGCGTAAACGTGTCTTGAATGCCATCAGATCGATGATCCGCAATCGAAAAGAGTTGGCGCATAGCCTGTAGCTGCATCCCGTGGTTCTCCAGGGAAACAGAGATTTCAGAACCAGCATTGGCGGACACCTTAACATCACCTAATATTGTTCGTGTCTTTCCGGTACCAGACTGCCCGTACGCCAGAATGCAAACGTTGTAGCCGTCCAGAACACCCAGACAGACGTCTTCCAATTCGGCGTAGAGATCATCTTGAGATGCTTGCGAGTCAAAAACGCGGTCAAAGTCGTAGCTCAGCGGCGTCAAATCACCTACATTCTTTCCACGGTGTAACAGCAATGTTTCTTGTGACGGATGTGACATCAACTTGGCTGCATTGGAATCCGTAGGGGCTGTCGTTCGACAATACACACGGACCACTCCACGTAGATCCTGTACCTCGTGCTGCAGCTTACGGCGCGATACACTCTCCAGAGCCAGACGCTCGCGAAGCCGCGTAACCTCTGAGCCTGACGTTTGCAACGCTACGGAAACTTGCTTGGCCCATTCCTCGGCAGCTTGTGGTAACGATGCCATTTCTGCTGCTGTCGTTCGACGCATCAATTCATACTCCCGACGAAGTTGCGTGGTCTTGTCTTGGAGTTGATGCAATATTTGAGCTGTTGGGATCTTTGTGGATGATGTTTGCGGTTGTACGACATCACTACTAATCGACACCGTCGAAGAATTGTTCGACAGTGACTTGGAATCCCCACCGCCGGCTgcttttttcttccaatgGCCACTACCCATGAGAGACAATTTCTTGACTTTGCGATTTTTGGTTACCGAGGATTCCTTCTCCTCGTAACGGTCCTGATGCTTTGCCAAATCCAGACGCATTCGTTCCAGCTCCATTTCCAAAGCGCAGTTGCGCTGCACCGCAGTGTCTAAAGCTTTTCGCTGCGATGATTCGGACGCAGTGAAGCGTGCTTTGATCTGTTCGATTTGCGAGGCTGAGGAGACTCGTAAAGACTCGAGTCGTTCTTCGACCGATGCTCGTTGCACTTCCGCCGCGGCCACGCGCGTCTGCAGCAATCCCGCTTCTCGTTCCGCAGCGTCGACCTGTTTTTTCCAAAAGGCAACGGTCCGGCGTTCGGCTTCGAGCCGTTCCTCCGCGAGTCGCGTTTGCGCCATGGCCTCGGCGGAGCGTTTTTGCGCCACGGCGGCTGCTTCGGCAGCCTTGTGTGTGACGGTATTCTGCCATTCGGCCGAATTGGACTTTTCGGCGGATTGGATGGCCTGCTCGGCAACCTTTACCGCACGGGATGCCTCGGCACGGGAGGCATCGAGCTCGGCACGGAGTTCGTTCAGCGCCTGATGGAGTTCTTCCACAATTTCTTGATCGTAGCCGTGTCCGGTTAAGGAGGACATCCGGGAAGCTTCGTCATaatcgtcgtcgtagtcTTCGTCATCAGCATTGGTACGTTTGCGGCGCTCTCTACGGACAATGACGGGATCGTCGTTGCTTTGGGGAGACGGTAAAATTTCGACGATTTGATCACCGTGCGAGGTACGGTGGGAGGATTCAAAGAGTGTAGACGATCGCGGGGTAGTGTGTGAATGATTGGAGACAGAAACTTGTTTGGCCCCCCCTTGTGATTTGTCACTGTAAGTGTCTGTGGTGGGCATTGGTGTGGCTGCCGGTATTGGTGGTGTTGTCCAGTGAGTGGAGGGATTGTGGTGGAGTGGTCGGTGTTTCCCCACTTGTACGGTGGGACTAAGGGGGGAGGCGGGGCTGGGCGTCGACGGCGGATGCGGGGAGTTTGTTTTTTCGTTGGTGGTCAGTGACATCTTGGTTACGGGTGTGACATTGTCGGATATCGACTGTATGGATGGAGGATCATCGTCTCCTTCCAACGGCACTTGCAAAAACCTCGAAAAGGCGCGCGCGAACTTATCCCGATCCAGTTTAGTAGGCGCTTCCATGTCGAGCGACGGTTGTCCCGGTTTCGTGATCAGAGTAAGCAAACGCACGGCGGGTGACGGATTCCGACGGGTGCGTTCGGTAGTCTTGCCCTTGACAACGGCAACGAACTGATCGAGACTGACCGCCGCGTGCTTCTTTTTCCCCCACACCAGTGCTTTGCGGGACGGATTCGAAAGTCCCGAATCGGATAGTGCATCGGGTCGGTGCTGTCCCACACTCCCGACACTCTTGGACGCGACGGATTTATTGGATTTAGCGTCCATCAGTTCTTCCACGGCCACGCATTTGACGTACCGCAGATTGGCTTTACCGCTGTGATTGATTTTGCGCACCGCGATTCCGCCGGGATCGTCGCACAAGCGTTGTTCGAAGAGAACCTGTTCCTGTTGCGCCAAAGCGAGTGTCCTGGCCACAGAGGTTGGGGATGTGGTCGGTGGCAAGAGGCGAGCATTGGTGTGGGTCGGGAATCGCGGGGGGCCGCTGTTCGTCGCCGTGAGGGTCGTCCGGGACGGCTCCTCCGTACTCGTTCCCGACGACGTTGATGCCCGGACGGCAGCCGTGGAGGGAGACAAAGGGGGCGTCAAGGCAGGAGTTGCTTTCCATCCTTTCTTCGTCTGGGATCGCGAGCGATTGACACTCGTGGACGCTTCCACCATGATTTTTCTCGAAAGGAAAGGACTGTGAACGACAAAGAGGAGGAGTGGGTGTCGCAAGGAAACTTGTTTCTCGCGTCTTTGCTCGATCCGTGCTGGGGGAAGGGATGGAGAAGAAGATTCCGCGCCTTGCTAGTCCAGTAGGCGAGAAGGATCGGTGGACCGTTCGTATGCTAGCcgtagtagtagtaggtAGTAGTAGCAATAGCAGTACCACGAGCACTGTCGTTGTCGCTGTGGTTTGGCGCAGCCGTTGACCTTGCGTCACTGGAGGAATTCGCAACGAAGGTGCGTGTACCTATCAATGTCAATAactctcacacacacacacaaagagaaagaaagagagaacgcacacacacacacacaccaccaccaccaactgAAACGAATCTCGCAACACACGGATGCAAAGGACTCTGTTTCCTTCACGATCCGCGGGACCTCGCTGGTACATACACATGCGCGTgaggcggcggcggcggctcTCCTCTAAATGGATCCGCCGCAGTGCGGGGCTAAGGTCCATTGGTCGTGTTGCAGTTAGGGCGCGTACCCGTTGCATGGCACGGCTGGCTCGGTCCGGGGCGTCACGGTCGGCCCGGGAAGAGCCGTTCGTTCATTCGTGATAGGAACCCGCTTTGGTATTTGCGAAACGGAACGGTTGGGAGTTGTCCACTATGCTTCTTATGTTAGGCTCTATATATATCGTAGTTTTGGAAGATCGGCAATCAGAACGGCCCTCCGAAAAACCCGGCTGGCTGGTTGGGATGGGAGACCGACGTACAGACTAGACCAGGCAAAAGGACGAAGGAGAAATACACGACTCTCTCAGTCCAAAGAGCTACTAGAGTGAGAGGAAAAAGATGAGGAAAGCGACTACCTCCCATTATTCCCCAGGACGGGCAAAAATTTGCGGACTGTGAGGAAGATGGAATAATAGGAAATCCAGTAAACCTACTGTACTGCTACTGTTTGCTCCCttcatcattttctttcTATGTAAACAACGTAATTTTTTTATGTACACAACGTAGGAGTTGCTCGTTTCTTTAAAAGCACTCTTTCGTTGCTTCGACCACTTCACCCACGTCTCTCGGCGTGGGTGTCGTATCAAAGCAAGTCATTCGAGTCTTTGCTTTCTCCACGCACATCTTTCCATCGTTGTCTCTCACCGGGGCGTCAAGGGTGTCCACGGCGTAATTACGCCGTGGTCCCTTGTCAGCTCGATCCCATACCGGCCGTACATccaaaacaatgattgtCCGTCCGAATCTCATGCTTTTGCAACTCCTCCAACGATTCCACATCAAACACGGTCAAATCCTTACCCATACCGTAACCCAATTGCTGATTGAAATCGCAGTCGAACACCTTGCCATCCCAACGGACGGATACGGTATTCACACACATGACAGATTCTATCGTTCCCGCGTTGAAGTTGCGCACCAGTAATTCCATGTAGTCCTGGAGCTCCCCACGGCGGTGCAAGAAATCCGCAAAACGCTTAATCGGCATGTTCGTCATGGTGAACAAGGCGTCAAACAAAATACCGAAATTGTCGGCCAGCTGCGATTTGTACTGCGCTTCCAATTTGGTCTGTTCCGGAGGCAAAAAGGCTCCGAGCGGATTGTACACCAAATCCAAATGCAACCCCGATCCCGGAACGGCGTACCCCGCCTCGTTCAGCGCCAACAAAGCAGCAATGGATCGTTCAAATACTCCACTTCCCCGTTGTTGATCGACATTCGTTTCGGAATAGCACGGCAAGGAGGCTATCACGCGCACACCGTTTTCTTTCAGAAATTCGACCAGATCTTCCTGTCCCGGTTCCTGCAAGACGGTCAGATTGCACCGATCAATGATTTCTAGATCGGGTCGAAGGGACCGGGCCATTCGGACCAGGTACCGAAAGTGTGCGTTGAGCTCCGGCGCCCCTCCCGTAATGTCCAGAGTAGTCACGGAGGGCGAGTGTTCTAACAACCGGAGACACT
The sequence above is a segment of the Phaeodactylum tricornutum CCAP 1055/1 chromosome 10, whole genome shotgun sequence genome. Coding sequences within it:
- a CDS encoding predicted protein encodes the protein MRSLCYLWLLVLWLLPVVQGEGDPEIDFMLLGVSGTLQDGFELRHRLNYRHPQTQMDYPAQFVGTALVPGYKAYLDVKDKGFREYREANPPTVPNAVVMPTGCAAHANIYHVFFVPTPVLLNVLAGEPRFLSITPDTGLVDLQADETSDTVRRVARSVIKAQHKRDDSRVAIPLVTGVWFHDTFVESPPVYVRDGTKVTSFDGGLAVWAGVEREDLVDADATAWANVHTKIRQSERQAPKGIRPGTCRQIRFGVSDEQARLNFPFTSAQVEALLAPNDSEHSEL
- the Pt-KIF11 gene encoding kinesin family-like protein (Kinesin-related motor protein, involved in microtubule-based motility) encodes the protein ESVSRRKLQHEVQDLRGVVRVYCRTTAPTDSNAAKLMSHPSQETLLLHRGKNVGDLTPLSYDFDRVFDSQASQDDLYAELEDVCLGVLDGYNVCILAYGQSGTGKTRTILGDVKNHGMQLQAMRQLFSIADHRSDGIQDTFTLTIVEVCNERLTDLVAGTPTGDARGQLEIRSDVHGDTIIQGAVAVQVCNLEEVVCVWKECLENSEARSMDCSHVIATIKVASKNVATGLGTVGRLQFVDFAGADLTPVRSNSSRKSSPLQDDRARSPGSSIDEWRFVNRSLVTLADVVTARSQFLQSVPYRNSTITHLLRDSLEGDTKVLLIACVSSEPKDLLETISTLRFASQMRRVHVGVATKHSLTPP
- a CDS encoding predicted protein, which produces LDENVPGPGLRRSTTKILQINIGLYCNQACGHCHVESSPLRQEMMTAETAAQCLRLLEHSPSVTTLDITGGAPELNAHFRYLVRMARSLRPDLEIIDRCNLTVLQEPGQEDLVEFLKENGVRVIASLPCYSETNVDQQRGSGVFERSIAALLALNEAGYAVPGSGLHLDLVYNPLGAFLPPEQTKLEAQYKSQLADNFGILFDALFTMTNMPIKRFADFLHRRGELQDYMELLVRNFNAGTIESVMCVNTVSVRWDGKVFDCDFNQQLGYGMGKDLTVFDVESLEELQKHEIRTDNHCFGCTAGMGSS